The following proteins come from a genomic window of Anticarsia gemmatalis isolate Benzon Research Colony breed Stoneville strain chromosome 25, ilAntGemm2 primary, whole genome shotgun sequence:
- the LOC142983913 gene encoding uncharacterized protein LOC142983913 isoform X1, with translation MSDMAVLIGLWLSDGNMSGMTGASMLRTRRKDVNVKPNRKLDRKSSRGMLYENEELRLRTININAEVERGQSDIKKLKRENEQLKREISALRYEYDRLDSMLRERRSSPEHSDDSVSVCSACPDCVSVDGSARVAFHDLSVVPEEGEQEKSGAESPCTCDECQQEATRKIPNSQKPTHMTQNTNNVQPNIADNGHERVVDVLVHDAPPEVPRFFQSVTSPPYHVAGPPPPGFVIAPYQPPRFHTGGNVEDLLGEVQSTPTIQTTYIQQNSVFMCNTRRITQKQCCCQKKEPIVCMPNIEEQEPPKSYVTEKNIELTYDYPRGTPIPSSPSPKSGEDVTTTTEVASTVVFVERRIPVKPKKFDFFSRSRSAPVGENEEPIYATVNKLPKRLRRMELANLEKEVAYKSGEPDSSTRTELTLKTDSESQMPPPDDDTSRSDREKSTAPQRPESPKAKKRKRFSLTFKKRERKRRDKKKDMKNGGAKNGGTVQVESDNERLIEGEVQEMVKPKHCTRHRPRNTMSSSSSGPRYKRDSYQEMTTSHSEHERTNSMCSSVNSLGSACTHKSRKLSAPTNDASIPWCGCWGAGCV, from the exons gtgtTGATCGGCTTATGGCTATCGGACGGCAACATGTCGGGCATGACGGGAGCGAGCATGTTGCGCACGCGCCGGAAGGACGTCAACGTCAAACCGAACCGGAA GTTGGACCGCAAGTCCTCCCGGGGGATGCTGTACGAGAACGAAGAGCTGCGTCTACGAACCATCAATATCAATGCCGAAGTTGAAAGAG GTCAGTCGGACATAAAGAAGTTAAAGCGAGAGAACGAGCAGCTCAAGAGGGAGATATCAGCTCTGCGCTACGAGTACGACCGGCTGGACAGCATGCTGCGAGAGCGCAGGTCCTCGCCCGAACACTCGGAC GACAGCGTGTCAGTGTGCAGCGCTTGCCCGGACTGCGTGAGCGTGGATGGGTCAGCTCGTGTCGCCTTCCACGACCTTAGCGTGGTGCCTGAAGAAGGAGAGCAGGAAAAG AGCGGAGCCGAATCACCATGCACGTGCGACGAATGCCAACAAGAGGCGACAAGAAAGATCCCAAACTCTCAGAAACCGACACATATGACGCAAAACACGAACAATGTGCAGCCAAATATAGCAGACAATGGCCACGAGCGGGTTGTTGATGTACTGGTTCACGACGCACCGCCCGAGGTACCAAGGTTCTTCCAATCTGTTACCTCTCCCCCCTACCACGTCGCAGGACCCCCGCCGCCGGGCTTCGTCATCGCCCCCTACCAGCCGCCGCGCTTCCACACCGGAGGGAACGTCGAGGACCTCCTCGGAGAAGTCCAATCGACACCGACCATTCAAACCACTTACATACAACAGAACTCAGTGTTCATGTGCAACACACGACGCATCACACAGAAACAATGTTGTTGCCAGAAAAAGGAACCGATCGTTTGTATGCCGAATATTGAAGAACAAGAGCCTCCGAAATCATACGTCACTGAAAAGAATATTGAGTTAACGTATGACTATCCGCGAGGTACGCCTATCCCTAGCAGCCCGAGTCCGAAGTCCGGCGAGGACGTAACGACGACCACAGAGGTCGCCAGTACAGTAGTCTTCGTTGAAAGAAGAATACCTGTAAAGCCAAAGAAATTTGATTTTTTCTCGAGATCTCGTTCGGCTCCTGTAGGGGAAAATGAAGAGCCGATTTATGCTACTGTCAACAAACTACCAAAGAGATTACGTAGAATGGAACTCGCTAATCTGGAGAAAGAAGTGGCGTACAAGTCTGGAGAGCCGGACTCTTCGACCCGGACAGAGTTGACGTTGAAAACCGACTCAGAGTCGCAGATGCCGCCACCTGACGACGACACTAGTAGATCTGACAGAGAGAAGTCCACGGCTCCCCAAAGACCGGAATCTCCGAAAGCTAAAAAGCGAAAAAGATTCTCTTTGACCTTCAAAAAGAGGGAGAGAAAAAGAAGAGATAAAAAGAAAGATATGAAAAATGGAGGTGCAAAGAACGGAGGGACCGTGCAGGTGGAGAGTGACAATGAGAGGCTGATAGAGGGAGAAGTGCAGGAAATGGTGAAACCCAAGCACTGCACCAGACACAGGCCCAGGAATACCATGTCGTCTTCGAGCTCAGGCCCGCGGTACAAGCGGGACAGCTATCAG GAGATGACAACATCACACTCGGAGCACGAGAGGACAAACAGTATGTGTTCATCGGTGAACTCCTTGGGCTCAGCCTGCACCCACAAGTCTAGGAAGCTGTCGGCTCCTACCAATGATGCTTCAATACCTTGGTGTGGCTGTTGGGGAGCAGGATGCGTCTGA
- the LOC142983913 gene encoding uncharacterized protein LOC142983913 isoform X2, translating to MSGMTGASMLRTRRKDVNVKPNRKLDRKSSRGMLYENEELRLRTININAEVERGQSDIKKLKRENEQLKREISALRYEYDRLDSMLRERRSSPEHSDDSVSVCSACPDCVSVDGSARVAFHDLSVVPEEGEQEKSGAESPCTCDECQQEATRKIPNSQKPTHMTQNTNNVQPNIADNGHERVVDVLVHDAPPEVPRFFQSVTSPPYHVAGPPPPGFVIAPYQPPRFHTGGNVEDLLGEVQSTPTIQTTYIQQNSVFMCNTRRITQKQCCCQKKEPIVCMPNIEEQEPPKSYVTEKNIELTYDYPRGTPIPSSPSPKSGEDVTTTTEVASTVVFVERRIPVKPKKFDFFSRSRSAPVGENEEPIYATVNKLPKRLRRMELANLEKEVAYKSGEPDSSTRTELTLKTDSESQMPPPDDDTSRSDREKSTAPQRPESPKAKKRKRFSLTFKKRERKRRDKKKDMKNGGAKNGGTVQVESDNERLIEGEVQEMVKPKHCTRHRPRNTMSSSSSGPRYKRDSYQEMTTSHSEHERTNSMCSSVNSLGSACTHKSRKLSAPTNDASIPWCGCWGAGCV from the exons ATGTCGGGCATGACGGGAGCGAGCATGTTGCGCACGCGCCGGAAGGACGTCAACGTCAAACCGAACCGGAA GTTGGACCGCAAGTCCTCCCGGGGGATGCTGTACGAGAACGAAGAGCTGCGTCTACGAACCATCAATATCAATGCCGAAGTTGAAAGAG GTCAGTCGGACATAAAGAAGTTAAAGCGAGAGAACGAGCAGCTCAAGAGGGAGATATCAGCTCTGCGCTACGAGTACGACCGGCTGGACAGCATGCTGCGAGAGCGCAGGTCCTCGCCCGAACACTCGGAC GACAGCGTGTCAGTGTGCAGCGCTTGCCCGGACTGCGTGAGCGTGGATGGGTCAGCTCGTGTCGCCTTCCACGACCTTAGCGTGGTGCCTGAAGAAGGAGAGCAGGAAAAG AGCGGAGCCGAATCACCATGCACGTGCGACGAATGCCAACAAGAGGCGACAAGAAAGATCCCAAACTCTCAGAAACCGACACATATGACGCAAAACACGAACAATGTGCAGCCAAATATAGCAGACAATGGCCACGAGCGGGTTGTTGATGTACTGGTTCACGACGCACCGCCCGAGGTACCAAGGTTCTTCCAATCTGTTACCTCTCCCCCCTACCACGTCGCAGGACCCCCGCCGCCGGGCTTCGTCATCGCCCCCTACCAGCCGCCGCGCTTCCACACCGGAGGGAACGTCGAGGACCTCCTCGGAGAAGTCCAATCGACACCGACCATTCAAACCACTTACATACAACAGAACTCAGTGTTCATGTGCAACACACGACGCATCACACAGAAACAATGTTGTTGCCAGAAAAAGGAACCGATCGTTTGTATGCCGAATATTGAAGAACAAGAGCCTCCGAAATCATACGTCACTGAAAAGAATATTGAGTTAACGTATGACTATCCGCGAGGTACGCCTATCCCTAGCAGCCCGAGTCCGAAGTCCGGCGAGGACGTAACGACGACCACAGAGGTCGCCAGTACAGTAGTCTTCGTTGAAAGAAGAATACCTGTAAAGCCAAAGAAATTTGATTTTTTCTCGAGATCTCGTTCGGCTCCTGTAGGGGAAAATGAAGAGCCGATTTATGCTACTGTCAACAAACTACCAAAGAGATTACGTAGAATGGAACTCGCTAATCTGGAGAAAGAAGTGGCGTACAAGTCTGGAGAGCCGGACTCTTCGACCCGGACAGAGTTGACGTTGAAAACCGACTCAGAGTCGCAGATGCCGCCACCTGACGACGACACTAGTAGATCTGACAGAGAGAAGTCCACGGCTCCCCAAAGACCGGAATCTCCGAAAGCTAAAAAGCGAAAAAGATTCTCTTTGACCTTCAAAAAGAGGGAGAGAAAAAGAAGAGATAAAAAGAAAGATATGAAAAATGGAGGTGCAAAGAACGGAGGGACCGTGCAGGTGGAGAGTGACAATGAGAGGCTGATAGAGGGAGAAGTGCAGGAAATGGTGAAACCCAAGCACTGCACCAGACACAGGCCCAGGAATACCATGTCGTCTTCGAGCTCAGGCCCGCGGTACAAGCGGGACAGCTATCAG GAGATGACAACATCACACTCGGAGCACGAGAGGACAAACAGTATGTGTTCATCGGTGAACTCCTTGGGCTCAGCCTGCACCCACAAGTCTAGGAAGCTGTCGGCTCCTACCAATGATGCTTCAATACCTTGGTGTGGCTGTTGGGGAGCAGGATGCGTCTGA